The proteins below are encoded in one region of Gemmatimonadaceae bacterium:
- a CDS encoding ArsC/Spx/MgsR family protein — protein MKKSSETRKALRFFAERRIKTHFVDLNERAASLGELRRFVQKFGLDRLIDKDSKRYEELGLRHARYSDDTWLDKLMDEPLLLRMPLVRNGNALTVGLAEQEWKSWTTK, from the coding sequence GTGAAAAAAAGCTCGGAAACCCGCAAGGCCCTGCGATTCTTCGCGGAGCGGCGAATCAAAACGCACTTCGTCGACTTGAACGAACGCGCTGCCTCGCTCGGCGAACTGCGGCGTTTCGTGCAGAAGTTCGGGCTCGACCGGCTCATCGACAAGGACTCGAAACGGTACGAGGAGCTTGGGCTTCGCCACGCGCGGTACTCGGACGACACCTGGCTGGACAAGCTCATGGATGAGCCGCTGCTTCTTCGCATGCCGCTCGTGCGGAACGGCAATGCGCTGACGGTGGGCCTGGCCGAGCAAGAGTGGAAGAGCTGGACGACGAAGTGA
- a CDS encoding ABC-F family ATP-binding cassette domain-containing protein, with product MTQVSASSVAVEFGAMTLFKDITFSVGAGDRWGIVGRNGTGKTTLFRLLTGEMPPTRGQISRQPGLRVSLLEQHRDFGDAATMWEAAAGQFAELLALEKSLVEQAERLQHDASNTALENYGKNLERFEREGGYTIAPRVDAVLHGLGFDPAEARTKLVAHLSGGERGRLGLARQLVSPADVLLLDEPTNHLDLETTRWLEEYLASVATTVLLISHDRAFLSAVVDHVLHFEGDSATAYAGRYEAFVEQRTLRRLTQQRQFEQQQRKISSEQDYIARNLAGQNSKQAKGRRKRLARMPRLSAPVGDDGVMAVRFEVSERGGDRVVSAEHATIAIGERVLVNDFTGTLMRGDTLGLIGPNGSGKSTLIRSLLGEHPIAGGELRLGGGVTAGYYRQDLAQVPLDKTLFDVINDLRPTWDRRMVQGHLGRFGFSGDEVQRRADTLSGGERARVALAMLMLSGANFLILDEPTNHLDVESIEVLEDAIEQYDGTVLLVSHDRELLRTLTSRVWVLHERHITDFDANFAEWETASLERQHAASVKAAEDEALRRVQEKKKTTRRADGERESRNALRAAQKRVADLEAAILTLEATIGDLTKELEDPELYTRPSGVDRARYLGGELERRKKELERALEDWGSASDALDTFGAGNA from the coding sequence GTGACACAGGTCTCCGCATCCAGCGTCGCCGTGGAGTTCGGCGCGATGACGCTGTTCAAGGACATCACGTTCTCCGTCGGCGCCGGCGACCGATGGGGCATCGTCGGACGAAACGGCACGGGGAAGACGACGCTGTTTCGCTTGCTCACCGGCGAAATGCCGCCGACCCGCGGCCAGATCTCGCGCCAACCTGGCCTGCGCGTGTCGCTGCTGGAGCAGCATCGCGACTTCGGGGACGCCGCGACGATGTGGGAAGCGGCCGCCGGCCAGTTCGCCGAGCTGCTTGCGCTCGAGAAGTCGCTCGTGGAACAGGCGGAGCGCTTGCAGCACGACGCGAGTAACACTGCGCTCGAAAACTACGGCAAAAATCTCGAGCGCTTCGAGCGTGAAGGCGGCTATACGATCGCGCCGCGCGTCGACGCGGTGTTGCACGGGCTGGGATTCGATCCCGCCGAGGCGCGAACGAAGTTGGTGGCGCACTTGAGCGGCGGCGAGCGCGGGCGCTTGGGACTCGCGCGACAACTTGTGAGTCCAGCGGACGTCCTCCTGCTCGACGAGCCGACAAATCATCTCGATCTCGAGACGACTCGATGGCTCGAGGAATATCTGGCCAGCGTCGCCACCACTGTGTTGCTCATCAGCCACGACCGCGCGTTTCTCTCCGCGGTGGTCGATCACGTACTCCACTTCGAGGGAGACAGCGCGACGGCGTACGCGGGGCGATACGAAGCGTTCGTCGAACAGCGGACGCTTCGCCGACTCACGCAGCAGCGCCAGTTCGAGCAGCAGCAGAGAAAAATCTCGAGCGAGCAAGACTACATCGCGCGTAACCTCGCGGGGCAGAACAGCAAGCAGGCGAAAGGACGCCGCAAGCGGCTCGCGCGTATGCCACGACTCAGCGCGCCAGTGGGCGACGACGGCGTGATGGCTGTTCGCTTCGAGGTATCGGAACGCGGCGGCGATCGCGTCGTGTCCGCGGAACACGCGACGATCGCGATTGGTGAGCGCGTGCTCGTGAACGATTTCACCGGAACGCTCATGCGCGGTGATACGCTGGGGCTCATCGGTCCAAATGGCTCAGGCAAGTCGACGCTGATTCGCTCACTGCTTGGCGAGCATCCGATTGCGGGCGGCGAGCTCCGCCTCGGCGGTGGCGTCACGGCGGGGTACTATCGGCAGGATCTTGCACAGGTGCCGCTCGACAAGACGTTGTTCGACGTCATCAACGATCTGCGACCGACGTGGGATCGACGCATGGTTCAAGGGCACCTGGGGCGGTTCGGTTTTTCGGGCGATGAGGTGCAGCGACGCGCCGACACGCTGTCGGGTGGTGAGCGCGCGCGCGTCGCGCTCGCGATGCTCATGTTGAGCGGTGCGAACTTTCTCATTCTCGACGAGCCGACGAATCACCTCGACGTGGAATCGATCGAGGTGCTCGAGGACGCGATCGAGCAATACGACGGCACCGTATTGCTCGTGAGTCACGACCGCGAGTTGTTGCGCACGTTGACGAGTCGTGTCTGGGTGCTGCACGAGCGACACATCACCGACTTCGACGCGAATTTCGCCGAGTGGGAAACGGCGTCCCTGGAACGCCAGCATGCGGCGTCGGTGAAGGCCGCGGAGGACGAGGCACTCCGCCGCGTTCAGGAAAAGAAAAAAACGACACGTCGCGCCGACGGTGAACGCGAGTCACGAAACGCACTGCGCGCCGCACAGAAACGCGTGGCCGATCTCGAAGCCGCGATCCTAACGCTGGAAGCAACCATTGGCGATCTCACGAAGGAGTTGGAGGATCCTGAGCTCTACACGCGACCCAGCGGCGTCGATCGTGCGCGGTACCTTGGGGGCGAGCTCGAGCGGCGCAAGAAGGAATTGGAACGCGCGCTCGAGGATTGGGGTAGCGCCAGCGACGCCCTCGACACTTTCGGCGCCGGCAACGCGTAG
- the murB gene encoding UDP-N-acetylmuramate dehydrogenase produces MSGSNSQAIERVAAELDARHTRRAEPLAPYTTFKIGGPADLFFEATSADALANAVLAARRNEVPYFVLGLGANVLMGDRGFRGLIIRNTAKAHEFREEGDVCRLWTESGAIIKDLIQESVSRGWSGLEHYVGIPSTVGGAIWQNLHFLSPAPERERTMFIAEAFESCEILSAENERKTVGADYVKFGYDDTVFHHRRDIVLSATFKLARADQAVLHRILQENLSWRGGKHPWLEWHPSAGSIFKKIEGVGAGRLVDQCGLKGYRHGGAQISHIHANIMVNLGGATAKDVRELIDLAQKAVEKNCNVHLEPEIGFIGEF; encoded by the coding sequence ATGTCCGGATCCAATTCCCAAGCAATCGAAAGAGTAGCGGCTGAGCTCGATGCGCGGCACACGCGACGCGCCGAGCCTCTGGCGCCCTACACGACGTTCAAGATCGGCGGACCTGCCGATCTCTTTTTTGAGGCGACGTCTGCCGATGCCCTAGCGAATGCCGTGCTCGCGGCTCGGCGCAACGAAGTACCCTACTTCGTTCTGGGACTGGGTGCCAATGTCCTCATGGGCGACCGCGGCTTTCGCGGACTCATCATCCGGAACACCGCGAAGGCACACGAGTTCCGGGAAGAGGGTGACGTCTGCCGGCTGTGGACCGAAAGCGGAGCGATCATCAAGGATCTGATTCAGGAATCAGTGAGCCGCGGTTGGTCGGGATTGGAGCATTACGTCGGAATTCCGAGCACGGTTGGCGGCGCGATCTGGCAGAACCTGCACTTTCTGTCGCCGGCGCCCGAGCGTGAGCGCACGATGTTCATCGCCGAAGCGTTCGAATCCTGCGAGATCCTTTCCGCGGAGAACGAGCGCAAGACGGTCGGCGCCGACTACGTGAAGTTCGGCTACGACGACACGGTATTTCACCATCGCCGCGACATCGTGCTGTCGGCGACGTTCAAGTTGGCGCGCGCGGATCAAGCGGTGCTTCATCGCATTCTGCAGGAGAACTTGAGCTGGCGCGGCGGCAAGCATCCGTGGCTCGAGTGGCATCCGAGCGCCGGATCGATCTTCAAGAAGATCGAAGGGGTAGGCGCCGGACGGCTGGTGGATCAGTGTGGGCTCAAAGGGTATCGCCACGGCGGCGCACAGATCTCGCACATTCACGCCAACATCATGGTGAATCTGGGCGGCGCCACGGCGAAGGACGTGCGCGAGCTGATCGATCTGGCGCAGAAGGCGGTCGAGAAGAACTGCAACGTTCATCTCGAGCCCGAGATCGGGTTCATTGGAGAATTCTAA
- a CDS encoding pitrilysin family protein, which produces MINVKETRNSSATLRRRGRSLRTFRASALTATLLAGVAASPLAAQRAELERHIQRTTLPNGLDVIVVPNHGVPLVTIEADVKNGSFTQGPEYEGLSHLYEHMFFKANTLYPNPDEFVARASELGAVFNGTTSEERVNYYLTVPADSIDGGMRFLAAALIHPLFRADELAREREVVIGEYDRNESSPTFPFTTAMNKALWTTAWSRKNPLGERAVIQATTPEKMRVIQQRYYIPNNTALIITGDVTTEKAFALARQLFGDWQRGPDPFTAAPIPPIPPLVKDTAVIVEQPIGSVIVMLQWQGPGAHKDPAATYAADVFSDVLNQPGSRFQQRLVDSGLFESIGVNYYTLNNVGPITIEGETSPQKLTQALAALYEELRKLNDPAYYGAAELEATKQKRIVDTELNMERSSGFAQQLGFWWAVTGLDYFYGYVDTMAKQTAGDLQSYAAKYIIGKPHVTGVLLSADARNALHLTPRMLLDLGVRP; this is translated from the coding sequence ATGATCAACGTGAAAGAAACAAGGAACAGTTCGGCGACGCTACGGCGCCGCGGGCGCTCGTTGCGCACGTTTCGAGCGAGCGCGCTGACCGCGACTCTGCTCGCCGGCGTCGCGGCATCGCCGCTGGCCGCGCAACGAGCCGAGCTCGAGCGACACATTCAGCGCACGACGCTGCCAAACGGACTCGACGTCATCGTCGTCCCGAATCACGGGGTCCCGCTCGTCACGATCGAAGCCGACGTAAAGAACGGCTCGTTCACACAGGGCCCCGAGTACGAGGGGCTGTCGCATTTGTACGAGCACATGTTCTTCAAGGCGAACACGCTCTATCCAAACCCGGACGAATTCGTCGCGCGGGCATCGGAGCTCGGAGCCGTGTTCAATGGAACGACGAGCGAGGAGCGCGTCAATTATTACCTGACCGTACCCGCCGACAGCATCGACGGCGGCATGCGGTTCCTGGCCGCCGCGCTCATTCATCCGTTATTCCGCGCCGACGAGCTGGCGCGCGAACGCGAAGTCGTGATCGGCGAATACGACCGCAACGAGTCGAGCCCAACGTTTCCGTTCACGACCGCGATGAACAAGGCGCTATGGACGACCGCCTGGAGCCGCAAGAATCCGCTCGGCGAGCGCGCCGTGATTCAGGCGACGACACCGGAAAAGATGCGGGTGATTCAACAACGGTATTACATCCCTAACAACACCGCCCTGATCATCACCGGGGATGTGACGACCGAGAAGGCGTTCGCACTTGCGCGGCAGCTCTTCGGTGATTGGCAGCGGGGTCCCGATCCGTTCACCGCGGCACCCATTCCGCCGATCCCGCCGCTCGTGAAAGACACGGCCGTCATCGTCGAGCAACCGATCGGCTCGGTGATCGTGATGCTTCAATGGCAGGGACCGGGCGCGCACAAGGATCCCGCGGCGACCTATGCCGCCGATGTGTTCTCCGACGTGCTCAATCAACCCGGCTCGCGCTTTCAACAACGACTGGTCGACAGCGGATTGTTCGAGTCCATCGGCGTGAACTATTACACGTTGAACAACGTCGGTCCGATCACGATCGAAGGGGAGACGTCACCGCAAAAGCTGACGCAGGCCCTCGCCGCTCTGTACGAAGAGTTGCGGAAGCTCAATGACCCCGCGTACTACGGGGCCGCCGAGCTCGAGGCGACGAAGCAAAAACGCATCGTGGATACGGAGTTGAACATGGAGCGCTCTTCCGGCTTCGCGCAGCAGCTCGGCTTCTGGTGGGCGGTGACGGGCCTCGACTACTTCTACGGCTACGTCGATACGATGGCGAAGCAGACCGCGGGCGACCTGCAGTCGTACGCCGCCAAGTACATCATCGGAAAGCCGCACGTGACGGGCGTGCTCCTGTCGGCCGATGCGCGCAACGCGCTGCATCTCACACCGCGCATGCTGCTCGATCTCGGAGTGCGGCCATGA
- a CDS encoding AAA family ATPase, which yields MAASSPNSPFPSASAVARVIAIANQKGGVGKTTTAVNLASSLAAAEQRTLLIDGDPQGNATSGIGVSKDQLNATVYDVLIGGRSAADATIHSVQFKHLDVIPTTPDLAGAEVELVERQDRERLMRNAVDGVRDSYDWVLIDCPPSLGLITLNMLAAADALLIPLQCEYYALEGLSQLLNTVHLIQHSVNPSLAIDGVLLTMYDARLNLSRQVADEAREYFGNQVFETVIPRNVRLAEAPSFGKPIILYDVASVGAQAYMNVAKELMARRK from the coding sequence TTGGCCGCCTCCAGTCCTAACTCGCCATTCCCCAGCGCTTCTGCCGTGGCCCGCGTAATCGCGATCGCGAATCAAAAGGGCGGTGTCGGCAAGACGACGACCGCAGTCAATCTCGCCTCGAGTCTCGCGGCTGCAGAGCAACGCACGCTCCTGATCGACGGCGATCCGCAAGGGAATGCGACGAGCGGCATCGGCGTCTCAAAAGACCAACTCAACGCCACGGTCTACGATGTCCTCATCGGCGGTCGTTCCGCGGCCGACGCAACCATTCACAGTGTCCAGTTCAAGCACCTGGACGTAATTCCCACGACGCCAGACCTCGCCGGAGCGGAAGTCGAACTCGTAGAGCGCCAAGATCGCGAACGACTGATGCGGAATGCCGTGGACGGCGTTCGAGACAGCTACGACTGGGTGTTGATCGACTGTCCGCCTTCGCTGGGCTTGATCACGCTCAACATGCTGGCCGCAGCCGACGCACTGTTGATCCCGCTTCAATGCGAGTACTACGCGCTCGAAGGACTCTCACAGCTGCTCAACACGGTACACCTGATCCAGCATAGCGTGAATCCGAGCCTCGCGATCGACGGGGTCCTTCTCACCATGTACGACGCTCGACTGAACCTATCCCGACAAGTCGCTGACGAGGCGCGCGAGTACTTCGGCAATCAGGTCTTCGAAACGGTCATTCCAAGAAACGTTCGTTTAGCCGAGGCGCCGAGTTTCGGGAAACCCATCATTTTGTACGACGTGGCGTCGGTGGGTGCGCAAGCGTATATGAATGTGGCCAAAGAACTTATGGCGAGGCGCAAATGA
- a CDS encoding alpha/beta fold hydrolase produces the protein MRVSELFFTPKIWTSVIIVPHSGASHLRSEFRSSRSSFLTPALRTCARNSALKDHRSSLRRFAPALGIPPGTPLYVLLVSVNRKSEYIYRPAWWVRGGHAQTLWGKFFRQRSAPPTRVERWDTPDGDFIDVHRLAAPPGAPRLLFLHGLEGTIRSHYVAGFFAEAKRRGWAADLLIFRGCGDEPNRAPRFYHSGETGDLAFVLDRIRAENPDASIVLAGVSLGGNVLLKFLGESGSSLPRNVVAAGAISVPFDLERSCRFISRGFSKVYDRHFLRTLRAKALAKLERYPELFDRSELERAQSIYDFDDTVTAPVHGFADAHDYYSRSSSLGFLGRLRIPTLLLAAIDDPFLPPEVLDEVRAIASSNVYLTLDFPAHGGHVGFVSGKLPWRPFYYAEWRVCEFLADALPN, from the coding sequence TTGCGGGTTTCCGAGCTTTTTTTCACGCCGAAGATTTGGACTTCTGTTATCATCGTTCCTCACTCCGGCGCTTCGCACCTGCGCTCGGAATTCCGCTCTTCAAGATCATCGTTCCTCACTCCGGCGCTTCGCACCTGCGCTCGGAATTCCGCTCTCAAAGATCATCGTTCCTCACTCCGGCGCTTCGCACCTGCGCTCGGAATTCCGCCTGGAACGCCCCTGTATGTTCTTCTCGTGTCAGTGAATCGAAAGAGCGAGTATATCTACCGACCCGCATGGTGGGTACGGGGCGGCCACGCGCAAACGCTCTGGGGAAAGTTTTTTCGCCAGCGCTCGGCGCCGCCGACGCGCGTCGAACGCTGGGACACGCCGGACGGCGACTTCATCGACGTGCATCGTCTCGCAGCCCCACCGGGTGCGCCGCGACTTCTCTTTCTGCACGGACTCGAAGGAACGATTCGCTCACATTATGTCGCCGGTTTCTTCGCCGAAGCCAAGCGCCGTGGTTGGGCCGCCGACCTTCTAATCTTTCGCGGCTGCGGCGACGAACCGAACCGAGCTCCTCGGTTCTATCATTCCGGAGAAACGGGCGACTTGGCCTTCGTCCTGGATCGAATCCGGGCCGAGAACCCGGATGCCTCAATCGTTCTTGCCGGAGTTTCTCTCGGGGGCAACGTCTTACTGAAGTTCCTCGGAGAATCGGGCTCATCGCTGCCGAGAAACGTCGTCGCAGCCGGAGCGATCTCGGTACCCTTCGATCTCGAGCGCAGTTGCCGCTTCATTTCGCGTGGCTTCTCGAAAGTGTACGACCGCCACTTCTTGCGAACCCTGCGCGCCAAGGCGCTCGCCAAGCTCGAGCGATATCCGGAGTTATTTGACCGATCCGAGCTCGAACGCGCGCAATCAATCTACGATTTCGACGACACGGTGACCGCACCTGTCCACGGTTTTGCCGATGCGCACGACTACTACTCACGCTCGAGCTCACTCGGTTTCCTTGGTCGCCTTCGCATTCCGACCCTGTTGTTGGCCGCGATCGACGACCCATTTCTGCCACCCGAAGTGTTGGACGAGGTTCGCGCCATCGCCTCGTCGAACGTATATCTGACACTCGATTTCCCGGCGCACGGCGGGCACGTCGGCTTTGTATCAGGCAAACTGCCGTGGCGACCGTTCTATTACGCCGAATGGCGAGTGTGTGAATTTCTTGCAGACGCGCTTCCAAACTAG
- the mnmG gene encoding tRNA uridine-5-carboxymethylaminomethyl(34) synthesis enzyme MnmG, with protein sequence MTARAAASDFEAVLDVIVVGAGHAGTEAAVAAARCGARVAIVTSALETIGQMSCNPAIGGVAKSTVVREVDALGGIMARATDLASLQFRMLNRSKGPAVWAPRAQCDRGLYRRAVRGLLEAHASLETVQGTVARLIIDEPSQIVLGVETLEGRRFGARAVVITTGTFLRGRIHIGTETKIAGGRAGESSATHLADQLERIGLVVERFKTGTPPRIDGRTVDFARLERQDSEIEAFDYSWSHFWASPRRQGSATRHPDQLPCWITFLGEPGKQIIQENIARSAMYGGAIASRGPRYCPSVEDKIVKFPGAERHQLFLEPEGHDTTELYVNGLSTSLPAPVQMEILHSVPGLEHVRMTRAGYAIEYDYYPPTQLDATLQVKALGGLFFAGQINGTTGYEEAAGQGVIAGLNAARHTQDKPGVVLGRETSYIGVLIDDLVTRGVDEPYRLFTSRSEFRLTVRQDNSLRRLAPIGLEMNLYDDAEHAIIARRFADEDAAIHLAVSTSISPAQASHVLERVNSAPLEHSVKIADVAKRQSIALGDLFAAVDVGGDLDVTAVVTAELELKYAGYFARERDQAAKLRRMGQFALDTDTPYAEMPSLSFESRQKLSAIRPSTLAQAARIPGVSPTDLQNLVLEIEKRRRQGANA encoded by the coding sequence ATGACCGCGCGAGCCGCCGCATCAGATTTCGAAGCCGTCCTCGACGTGATCGTCGTCGGCGCGGGACACGCCGGAACGGAGGCTGCTGTCGCGGCCGCACGCTGCGGCGCCCGCGTCGCGATCGTGACCAGCGCACTCGAGACGATCGGCCAGATGTCGTGCAATCCCGCGATCGGCGGCGTCGCGAAGAGCACCGTCGTTCGAGAAGTCGATGCACTCGGCGGCATCATGGCGCGCGCGACGGATCTGGCGTCGCTGCAGTTCCGAATGCTGAACCGCAGCAAGGGGCCGGCGGTATGGGCGCCGCGCGCGCAATGCGATCGCGGGCTTTATCGGCGCGCCGTGCGCGGCTTGCTCGAGGCGCACGCCAGTCTCGAGACGGTGCAGGGCACGGTCGCGAGACTCATCATCGACGAGCCGTCGCAAATCGTGCTCGGCGTGGAGACGCTCGAGGGTCGTCGCTTCGGCGCGCGCGCCGTCGTGATCACGACGGGCACGTTTTTGCGCGGCCGCATTCACATCGGCACCGAGACGAAGATCGCGGGCGGCCGCGCGGGAGAATCGTCGGCGACGCATCTCGCCGATCAACTCGAGCGTATTGGGCTCGTCGTCGAGCGATTCAAGACGGGAACGCCGCCGCGCATCGACGGACGCACGGTTGATTTCGCGCGGCTCGAGCGGCAGGACAGCGAAATCGAGGCCTTCGATTATTCGTGGTCCCATTTCTGGGCGTCGCCGCGACGCCAAGGCTCGGCAACGCGTCATCCGGATCAGTTGCCGTGCTGGATCACGTTCCTCGGCGAGCCGGGCAAGCAAATCATTCAGGAAAACATCGCGCGTTCGGCGATGTACGGCGGCGCGATCGCGTCGCGCGGTCCGCGATACTGTCCGTCCGTCGAAGACAAGATCGTAAAGTTTCCGGGCGCCGAGCGGCATCAGCTCTTTCTGGAGCCGGAGGGGCACGATACGACGGAGCTGTATGTCAACGGATTGTCGACGTCGTTGCCCGCGCCGGTGCAGATGGAGATTCTCCACTCGGTGCCCGGCCTCGAGCACGTGCGCATGACGCGCGCGGGATACGCGATCGAGTACGACTATTATCCGCCGACGCAGCTCGACGCAACGCTGCAGGTGAAGGCACTCGGCGGATTGTTTTTCGCGGGGCAGATCAATGGAACGACCGGCTACGAAGAGGCCGCCGGCCAGGGCGTCATCGCGGGCCTCAATGCGGCGCGACACACCCAGGACAAGCCCGGCGTCGTGCTTGGCCGTGAGACATCGTACATCGGTGTATTGATCGACGACCTCGTGACACGCGGCGTCGATGAGCCGTATCGATTGTTTACCTCGCGCTCGGAGTTTCGGCTGACGGTGCGGCAGGACAATTCGCTGCGACGTCTCGCGCCGATCGGTCTCGAGATGAATTTGTACGATGACGCCGAGCATGCAATCATCGCGCGTCGATTCGCTGATGAGGATGCGGCCATTCATCTCGCCGTGTCGACGAGCATTTCGCCGGCGCAAGCGTCGCATGTGCTCGAGCGAGTGAACAGTGCGCCACTTGAGCATTCTGTAAAGATCGCGGACGTCGCCAAGCGACAGAGTATCGCCCTCGGCGACTTGTTCGCTGCGGTCGACGTCGGCGGCGACCTCGACGTGACTGCCGTGGTCACGGCGGAGTTGGAGTTGAAGTATGCGGGCTATTTCGCGCGCGAGCGCGACCAAGCCGCGAAGTTGCGACGCATGGGCCAGTTCGCGCTGGACACGGACACGCCGTACGCGGAAATGCCGTCGTTGTCATTCGAGTCGCGGCAGAAGTTGTCGGCGATTCGTCCGTCGACGCTGGCGCAGGCGGCGCGCATTCCGGGTGTGAGTCCGACGGACTTGCAGAATCTGGTGTTGGAGATAGAGAAGCGCCGGCGTCAGGGCGCGAATGCGTAG
- a CDS encoding SIMPL domain-containing protein (The SIMPL domain is named for its presence in mouse protein SIMPL (signalling molecule that associates with mouse pelle-like kinase). Bacterial member BP26, from Brucella, was shown to assemble into a channel-like structure, while YggE from E. coli has been associated with resistance to oxidative stress.), whose protein sequence is MHKSLFVSIAVVLFASAPARSQVATTAAPPNVSQIITTGTGEAHVVPDRATIYLGVQSRAATAAAAGADNARRQKAILDTLRTLGLGSDQLSTINYSVSPEMQYNPNGGSPRVTGYVVNNTVRAQLRRIDDVGRAIDAALAKGANEISSLEFTSSKADSVRRAALAEAVTNARSDAEALARAAGGSLGSLIEISTANASIRPVMQVSAPMMAKAASPTPVEPGEQSVSASVTARWSFIPR, encoded by the coding sequence ATGCACAAATCATTGTTTGTTTCGATCGCGGTCGTGCTGTTTGCTTCCGCGCCGGCGCGGTCGCAGGTCGCGACGACCGCCGCACCGCCAAACGTTTCGCAGATCATCACCACCGGGACCGGGGAAGCTCATGTTGTTCCGGACCGCGCGACGATCTATCTGGGCGTTCAGAGCCGCGCTGCGACCGCGGCGGCGGCCGGGGCTGACAATGCTCGCCGCCAGAAGGCCATTCTGGACACGCTGCGCACTCTCGGGCTTGGGAGCGACCAGCTTTCGACGATCAACTACAGTGTGTCGCCCGAAATGCAGTACAATCCGAACGGCGGATCACCGCGCGTCACGGGATACGTGGTGAACAACACCGTGCGAGCGCAATTGCGGCGGATTGACGATGTCGGCCGCGCCATCGACGCGGCGCTCGCGAAGGGCGCGAATGAGATTTCGAGCCTCGAGTTCACATCCTCGAAGGCAGATTCCGTTCGTCGCGCTGCACTCGCGGAAGCTGTCACCAATGCGCGGAGTGACGCAGAGGCGCTCGCGAGGGCTGCTGGAGGGTCTTTGGGATCGCTGATTGAGATCTCGACCGCAAATGCCTCCATTCGCCCGGTCATGCAGGTGTCAGCACCGATGATGGCCAAGGCTGCGTCTCCGACGCCTGTGGAGCCGGGGGAGCAGAGCGTGTCCGCGAGCGTGACCGCGCGCTGGTCGTTCATTCCGAGATAG